The following coding sequences lie in one Streptomyces xiamenensis genomic window:
- a CDS encoding putative T7SS-secreted protein, producing MSRSSAGGDWSLVGESSDPVPGDPEEVATLGRELRQMADAIQQQASEIEALASVDNWNTPTAAEFKDKADGTSERLRKAFDRYDTAAKALGTEVKDFGEDYEDHTEYASELHRAQLKADRALSEAEEADQELRTATNALDALDDDVEDDDPDKTRLEDKQEAAEGTLSSARTLISTAKQIRDNAADAAAGAIREVINNDGMKDSGWDKFRSALSVVGTWAGRIAAVAGVLSLFLGWVPILGQVLTIIAITASVVSLINSVVQYASGDGSLLDVVLDVVGVASFGVGAAFLRSGRLAAGAARATARQVYTTAARRTGNVRQAMSNAGINAPSGAAMRRAIDAMPPRRMSSLPMPSSMRNPLTSIASRTDRNIGQVADEFSRMPAQVLRHPAVQAATQNFNSQVAGWAATTGIATGAAWWAVGRGL from the coding sequence GTGAGCAGGTCATCCGCGGGGGGCGACTGGTCACTCGTCGGGGAGTCCAGCGACCCGGTCCCCGGCGATCCGGAAGAGGTCGCGACCCTCGGCAGGGAACTGCGGCAGATGGCGGACGCCATCCAGCAGCAGGCCAGTGAGATCGAGGCGCTGGCCAGCGTCGACAACTGGAACACACCCACGGCCGCCGAGTTCAAGGACAAGGCCGACGGCACCAGCGAACGGCTGCGCAAGGCGTTCGACCGTTACGACACGGCGGCCAAGGCGCTGGGCACCGAGGTCAAGGACTTCGGCGAGGACTACGAGGACCACACCGAGTACGCCTCCGAACTGCACCGCGCCCAGCTGAAGGCGGACCGGGCCCTGTCGGAGGCCGAGGAAGCCGACCAGGAGCTGCGAACGGCCACCAATGCCCTTGACGCGCTGGACGACGACGTCGAGGACGATGACCCCGACAAGACGCGGCTGGAGGACAAGCAGGAGGCGGCGGAGGGGACACTGAGTTCCGCCCGGACCCTGATCTCGACCGCCAAGCAGATCCGCGACAACGCGGCCGACGCCGCAGCGGGAGCCATCCGCGAGGTCATCAACAACGACGGGATGAAGGACAGCGGCTGGGACAAGTTCCGCAGCGCACTGTCGGTCGTCGGTACCTGGGCCGGCCGAATAGCTGCCGTTGCCGGAGTCCTGTCCCTGTTCCTCGGCTGGGTCCCGATTCTGGGACAAGTCCTCACCATCATCGCTATCACGGCCAGTGTCGTATCCCTGATCAACAGCGTGGTCCAGTACGCCTCAGGAGATGGCAGTCTGCTGGATGTTGTGCTCGATGTGGTCGGCGTGGCGAGCTTCGGCGTCGGTGCCGCATTCCTGCGCAGCGGTCGGCTGGCAGCGGGTGCTGCCAGGGCGACGGCCCGACAGGTATACACGACCGCGGCCCGCAGAACGGGCAATGTGCGTCAGGCGATGAGCAACGCTGGAATCAACGCCCCCAGTGGCGCGGCCATGCGCCGGGCCATCGATGCGATGCCGCCCCGCCGGATGAGCAGCCTTCCGATGCCGTCCTCCATGCGCAACCCGTTGACGTCCATCGCAAGCCGGACGGACAGGAACATCGGCCAGGTCGCCGATGAGTTCAGCCGAATGCCGGCCCAGGTTCTCCGTCACCCCGCGGTGCAGGCCGCGACCCAGAATTTCAACTCCCAGGTGGCGGGCTGGGCCGCGACGACGGGTATCGCAACGGGGGCGGCCTGGTGGGCCGTCGGCCGGGGACTGTGA
- a CDS encoding CpaF family protein gives MSEVNHQLVKRFRQEAGDRLAEQRRIDQASGVRPMTAEDERHYARAVIAQVLEEYARAEISEGRAPLDAQSEEDYASAVHAALFGVGRLQPLLDDVDVENIDINGCDQVFIGYSDGREVRGDPVAESDEELVELIQILGAYSGLSSRPFDSANPQLDLRLPDGSRLSAVMDVTRRPALSIRRARLGKVFLADLVGNGTITPELGSFLSAAVRARKNIMIAGSTNAGKTTLLRALANEIPAEERLITVERALELGLDQFPELHPNVVAFEERLPNSEGQGLISMAELVRRSLRMNPSRVIVGEVLGDEIVTMLNAMSQGNDGSLSTIHANSSAEVFNRISTYALQASERLPIEASQMLIAGAVNFVVFIERRNTYAQGGKLHRIVSSIREVNGVDGRVLSSEVFAEGPDGVPRAHAALSCGDELALHGYRGAWG, from the coding sequence ATGAGCGAGGTCAACCACCAGCTGGTGAAGCGGTTCCGGCAGGAGGCGGGCGACCGCCTCGCCGAGCAGCGGCGCATCGACCAGGCCAGCGGCGTACGGCCGATGACCGCCGAGGACGAACGGCACTACGCCCGCGCCGTCATCGCGCAGGTGCTGGAGGAGTACGCGCGGGCTGAGATCTCCGAGGGCCGGGCGCCGCTGGACGCCCAGTCCGAGGAGGACTACGCCTCCGCCGTGCACGCCGCGCTGTTCGGGGTGGGCCGGCTCCAGCCGCTGCTGGACGACGTCGACGTCGAGAACATCGACATCAACGGCTGCGACCAGGTCTTCATCGGCTACTCCGACGGTCGTGAGGTCCGCGGGGACCCGGTCGCCGAGAGCGACGAGGAACTCGTCGAACTCATCCAGATCCTGGGCGCCTACTCCGGTCTCAGCTCCCGGCCCTTCGACTCCGCCAACCCGCAGCTGGACCTGCGGCTGCCCGACGGGTCCCGGCTGTCCGCCGTCATGGACGTCACCCGGCGCCCCGCGCTGTCCATCCGGCGTGCCCGGCTCGGCAAGGTCTTCCTCGCCGACCTGGTCGGGAACGGCACCATCACCCCGGAGTTGGGCAGCTTCCTGTCCGCCGCCGTCCGGGCCCGCAAGAACATCATGATCGCCGGGTCCACCAACGCCGGGAAGACGACCCTGCTGCGGGCCCTGGCGAACGAGATCCCCGCCGAGGAACGCCTGATCACCGTCGAACGCGCCCTGGAGCTGGGGCTCGACCAGTTCCCCGAACTGCACCCCAACGTGGTGGCGTTCGAGGAACGACTGCCCAACTCCGAGGGCCAGGGCCTGATATCCATGGCCGAGCTGGTACGGCGGTCGCTGCGCATGAACCCCTCCCGGGTCATCGTCGGCGAGGTGCTCGGCGACGAGATCGTCACCATGCTCAACGCCATGTCCCAGGGCAACGACGGGTCGCTGTCGACCATCCACGCCAACTCCTCCGCCGAGGTGTTCAACCGCATCTCCACCTACGCGCTCCAGGCCAGTGAGCGGCTGCCCATCGAGGCCAGCCAGATGCTGATCGCCGGCGCCGTCAACTTCGTGGTGTTCATCGAACGCCGCAACACCTACGCCCAGGGCGGCAAACTCCACCGCATCGTCTCCTCCATCCGCGAGGTCAACGGCGTGGACGGCCGGGTGCTCTCCAGCGAGGTGTTCGCCGAGGGCCCGGACGGGGTGCCGCGCGCGCACGCCGCGCTCTCGTGCGGTGACGAACTGGCCCTGCACGGCTACCGAGGGGCCTGGGGGTGA
- a CDS encoding HAD domain-containing protein, with amino-acid sequence MDTRPVLFLDVDGPLNPFAAGPEQDLSGYGSHRMEPPSWTARHPGRSLLVRLNPAHGAELLRLAGTYELVWGTTWQDEANSFIGTVLGLPPLPHVHFGPVPFLAAPRAAPLHWKTRTLLAYAGRRPFAWVDDEPTDADTVFVRERHPAPALLHGVDPARGLGGADFTALAEWAAALP; translated from the coding sequence GTGGACACGCGTCCGGTGCTCTTCCTCGATGTCGACGGACCACTCAATCCCTTCGCGGCCGGACCGGAACAGGACCTGTCCGGGTACGGCTCCCATCGGATGGAACCGCCCAGTTGGACCGCCCGCCACCCGGGGCGCTCGCTGCTCGTGCGGCTCAACCCCGCGCACGGCGCGGAGTTGCTGCGGCTGGCGGGCACGTACGAGCTGGTGTGGGGCACCACCTGGCAGGACGAGGCGAATTCCTTCATCGGTACGGTGCTGGGCCTGCCGCCGCTGCCCCATGTGCACTTCGGGCCGGTGCCGTTCCTGGCGGCGCCGCGCGCCGCGCCGCTGCACTGGAAGACCCGCACCCTGCTGGCGTACGCGGGGCGCCGGCCGTTCGCCTGGGTGGACGACGAACCGACCGACGCGGACACCGTGTTCGTCCGCGAGCGGCACCCGGCTCCCGCGCTGCTGCACGGGGTGGATCCGGCGCGCGGGCTGGGCGGTGCGGATTTCACCGCGCTGGCCGAGTGGGCCGCCGCCCTGCCCTGA
- a CDS encoding N,N-dimethylformamidase beta subunit family domain-containing protein, with the protein MTGQEGGLDRRSFLGACAAAGAGMTGACSLWGGQDPEPAGEADQPGDPGWRITDTGADDAIEGYADRVSVDPGEKFGLYVSTPAPAYRVSAYRIGWYGGAQARRVWRSEPQPGAVQRAPSFFPATGTVRADWERGLSVSTEGWPEGAYLLRLDAEGGDRGQRYVPLVVRSREAAGRTVLLHAPATWQAYNRWGGYSLYEGKDGGDRTRALVVSFDRPYDKDGAEKFLAYERAAVVLAERLNIPLSYTTGLDVDRDPEVLRDAAQVVILGHDEYMTPAQKAHLLAARDAGTNLAILGANTCFRRVRLDPTPLEPKHTGDRRIVACYKSAYTQDPNHGHQDALVTTDFRAAPGADPESSLTGVLYEGYPVDAPYVVHRPEHWAFEGTGVRAGDAFDHLVGVEYDRVTPAAPTPEGIEIVAHSPLVCNGTASHQDSAYYTVDSGAGVFAVGTMRWVEALMAGTDENGGNHGMDARTGEFVTKVTENILRTFANGPAAHTHPAHGNVPEVYGDQT; encoded by the coding sequence ATGACAGGGCAGGAGGGCGGCCTGGATCGCCGGAGCTTCCTGGGCGCGTGCGCGGCGGCCGGGGCCGGGATGACGGGCGCCTGCTCCCTGTGGGGCGGCCAGGACCCCGAGCCGGCGGGCGAGGCCGACCAGCCCGGCGACCCCGGCTGGCGGATCACCGACACCGGGGCCGATGACGCCATTGAGGGGTACGCCGATCGGGTGAGCGTGGACCCGGGGGAGAAGTTCGGCCTCTACGTCTCCACCCCGGCGCCCGCGTACCGGGTCTCGGCCTACCGCATCGGCTGGTACGGCGGGGCGCAGGCCCGCCGCGTCTGGCGCTCCGAGCCGCAGCCGGGCGCGGTACAGCGGGCCCCGTCGTTCTTCCCCGCCACCGGCACCGTACGGGCCGACTGGGAACGCGGCCTCTCCGTGTCCACCGAGGGGTGGCCCGAGGGCGCCTACCTGCTGCGGCTCGACGCGGAGGGCGGGGACCGCGGACAGCGGTACGTGCCGCTGGTGGTGCGCTCGCGGGAGGCGGCCGGCCGTACGGTCCTGCTGCACGCGCCGGCGACCTGGCAGGCGTACAACCGCTGGGGCGGATACAGCCTGTACGAGGGCAAGGACGGCGGGGACCGCACCCGTGCCCTGGTGGTGAGCTTCGACCGGCCCTACGACAAGGACGGGGCCGAGAAGTTCCTGGCGTACGAGCGGGCCGCGGTGGTGCTGGCCGAACGCCTGAACATCCCCCTGTCGTACACCACGGGACTCGATGTGGACCGCGACCCGGAAGTCCTGCGGGACGCCGCGCAGGTGGTGATCCTGGGCCACGACGAATACATGACCCCTGCCCAGAAGGCCCATCTGCTCGCGGCCCGGGACGCGGGCACGAACCTCGCGATCCTCGGCGCGAACACCTGCTTCCGCCGGGTGCGCCTGGACCCGACCCCCCTGGAACCGAAGCACACGGGCGACCGCAGAATCGTCGCCTGCTACAAGTCGGCGTACACCCAGGACCCCAACCACGGCCACCAGGACGCCCTGGTCACCACCGACTTCCGCGCGGCCCCGGGCGCCGACCCCGAATCGTCCCTGACCGGCGTGCTGTACGAGGGCTACCCGGTGGACGCCCCGTACGTCGTGCACCGCCCCGAGCACTGGGCCTTCGAGGGGACCGGGGTGCGGGCCGGGGACGCCTTCGACCACCTGGTAGGAGTCGAGTACGACCGGGTGACCCCGGCGGCGCCCACCCCCGAGGGCATCGAGATCGTGGCGCACTCGCCCCTGGTGTGCAACGGGACAGCCAGCCACCAGGATTCGGCGTACTACACCGTCGACAGCGGCGCCGGGGTCTTCGCCGTCGGCACGATGCGCTGGGTGGAAGCGCTCATGGCGGGCACGGACGAGAACGGCGGCAACCACGGAATGGACGCGCGGACGGGGGAGTTCGTGACGAAGGTGACGGAGAACATCCTCCGCACCTTCGCCAACGGCCCGGCCGCGCACACCCACCCGGCGCACGGCAACGTCCCCGAGGTGTACGGCGACCAGACCTGA
- a CDS encoding WXG100 family type VII secretion target: protein MATDKLSLTPDDMRDFGAHLQAEQERFERELGELKSQVNDLTSEGFNTPQASEAFDEVYEEFTTNVTQLLESMGGLGNFLIMAADGFEGQDIDFAAAVSGS from the coding sequence GTGGCCACCGACAAGCTTTCTCTCACACCCGATGACATGCGGGACTTCGGCGCGCATCTGCAGGCGGAGCAGGAGCGCTTCGAGCGAGAGCTGGGAGAGCTGAAGTCCCAGGTCAACGACCTGACTTCAGAGGGGTTCAACACGCCGCAGGCGTCCGAGGCGTTCGACGAGGTGTACGAGGAGTTCACCACCAACGTCACGCAGCTGCTGGAGAGCATGGGTGGCCTGGGCAACTTCCTGATCATGGCCGCCGACGGCTTCGAGGGCCAGGACATCGACTTCGCGGCGGCGGTCAGCGGCAGCTGA
- a CDS encoding FtsK/SpoIIIE domain-containing protein produces MRLSLTVVDPVAGHRVDGVLDADPQIAVADLVPEFLGLLGAHAQQPADVMVFVDGAPVDPALSLERSPLREGVVVSLRDPAGCPPLEPTGIAELRVVGGPAAGAVHRLGVGRIDIGQGAVPIRVNDPELAGRALTLRIMADGTASVQAHDTAITIDGVAPQDPGARHDWPLGAQIAVGNSLLELTPYFPPDAALKVSDDGVGLDYNRPPRLHPPEQPDHFRLPKKPADPEPRPLPWITAFVPLVGSVMLAIIRDRWIFLLLAVLTPIMLFGNYYYQKKRGGKKHAETVREYKETKERIERDAQAALIAERYIRRHIAPDPATVLSAATGPRTRLWERRRTDEDHLLLRVGTAELDSAVVLTDPEQDEHRREVTWRIADAPVTIPLAEHGVVGFAAPGDMARAMGRWAVGQLAVLHSPLDVQFYVLTDSGGQSSWEWLRWLPHSRPTADQDAHVLIGNDAETVGARLAELSSLLEGRLSASRKTRGKGSFGDPDIVIVFDGSRRLRSLPGVIRLLKEGPGVSMYSLCLDDEERFLPGECQAVAVAEPRDTGAGHAAWEFQPGYQLQAYQQFQRYGQPPAVTGQPPGAGFGMPGAPGGPPAWPGVGQTSQPAAASFDRLRVEQAKKPRIRGVRPDLVAPEWTDLLGRSLSPLRDISAEAEDAGLPAASRLLDVLRMEPPTAGSVMARWQAGGQSTVAVLGESYDGPFAIDLRRDGPHGLIAGTTGSGKSELLQTIVASLAVANTPENMTFVLVDYKGGAAFKDCVQLPHTVGMVTDLDNHLVERALRSLGAELTRREHILAEVGAKDIEDYQDLCRREPGRHRPMPRLLIVIDEFASMVRELPDFVKGLVNIAQRGRSLGIHLLLATQRPSGVISPEIRANTNLRIALRVTDPAESTDVIDAPDASMIAKNTPGRAYVRLGHASLVPFQSGRVGGRRPGAADPAIARPWSTDLLWPGLGRPQQKRPAGGGRAPEDVNTDLRVLVETVIDANQRLGLPPQHSPWLPPLPDRILLSDLPRAQASGPLAAVPYAIEDLPEQQSRRALAIDFKTFGHLLVAGAPRMGRSQLLRTIAGSIALTHSSEDVHLYGFDCGNGALNVLTKLPHCGAVVARSQVDRAKRLLKRLEEEVLRRQELLSQDALADITEQRQAAADGERLPHIVVLLDRWEGWTATLGEIDLGALTDQLQFIMREGASVGIHAVITGDQRLMAGRISGLSEDKFVFRMADRTDYAAAGLNARKLPENMPQGRMFRAVSAGESQVAVLSEDMSGQGQAAALTEIAERVTRRDAQVARARRPFRVDVLPQRLTFDAAWEMRDPAASDAPLWGLVGVGGDELTAFGPDLGTGVRSFVIAGPAKSGRSTVLHLLAMSLLRKGVRVVVSAPRESPMRDLEGRPGVLAVLTEAEMSGAELREVMGTSSREEPIVLLMDDAEDLRRCKADEELRAIVTRGGETGRAVVVAGDAESVCAGFTGWQAEAKKARRGVLLSPQSHRHGDLIGAKLSRSVAVAQPKPGHGILHLGDGVPMTVRIPVP; encoded by the coding sequence GTGCGGCTGTCCCTGACCGTCGTCGATCCGGTAGCGGGCCACCGAGTGGACGGCGTGCTCGACGCCGACCCTCAGATCGCCGTGGCCGATCTTGTTCCCGAGTTCCTGGGGCTGCTCGGCGCTCACGCGCAACAGCCCGCGGACGTCATGGTGTTCGTCGACGGTGCGCCGGTGGACCCCGCCCTGTCGCTGGAGCGGTCGCCGCTGCGTGAGGGCGTCGTGGTGAGCCTGCGCGATCCGGCGGGCTGCCCGCCGTTGGAGCCGACGGGGATAGCGGAGCTGCGTGTGGTCGGTGGCCCCGCCGCGGGGGCGGTACACCGCCTGGGCGTGGGACGGATCGATATCGGCCAGGGAGCCGTACCCATACGTGTCAACGACCCCGAACTCGCCGGACGGGCCCTGACGCTGCGCATCATGGCGGACGGCACGGCCTCCGTTCAGGCCCACGACACGGCCATCACCATCGACGGAGTGGCCCCGCAGGACCCGGGGGCACGGCACGACTGGCCGCTGGGCGCCCAGATCGCGGTGGGCAACTCGCTGCTGGAACTGACCCCGTACTTCCCCCCGGACGCCGCGCTGAAGGTGTCCGACGACGGTGTCGGTCTGGACTACAACCGCCCGCCCCGGCTGCATCCGCCGGAGCAGCCGGACCATTTCCGGCTGCCGAAGAAGCCCGCCGATCCGGAGCCCCGGCCGCTGCCGTGGATCACCGCGTTCGTCCCCCTGGTCGGCTCCGTGATGCTGGCCATCATCCGGGACCGCTGGATCTTCCTGCTGCTCGCGGTGCTGACCCCGATCATGCTGTTCGGCAACTACTACTACCAAAAGAAGCGTGGCGGTAAGAAGCATGCGGAAACGGTCAGGGAGTACAAGGAGACCAAGGAGCGGATCGAGCGGGACGCCCAGGCGGCGTTGATCGCCGAGCGGTACATCCGCCGTCACATCGCCCCTGATCCGGCCACCGTCCTGTCCGCGGCCACCGGCCCCCGTACCCGCTTGTGGGAGCGCCGTCGCACGGATGAGGACCATCTGCTGCTGCGGGTGGGTACGGCTGAGCTCGATTCCGCTGTGGTCCTGACCGATCCCGAACAGGACGAGCACCGCCGTGAGGTCACCTGGCGGATCGCGGACGCCCCCGTCACCATTCCGCTGGCCGAGCACGGCGTCGTCGGTTTCGCCGCCCCCGGGGACATGGCCCGTGCCATGGGGCGCTGGGCGGTGGGGCAGTTGGCCGTCCTGCACAGTCCGCTGGATGTGCAGTTCTACGTCCTGACGGATTCAGGTGGACAGTCGAGCTGGGAATGGCTGCGCTGGCTCCCGCACTCCAGGCCGACCGCGGATCAGGACGCCCACGTCCTGATCGGCAACGACGCCGAGACGGTGGGGGCCCGGCTTGCCGAGCTGAGCTCCTTGCTGGAAGGCCGTCTCTCCGCGAGCCGCAAGACCCGGGGCAAGGGGTCCTTCGGCGACCCCGACATCGTGATCGTCTTCGACGGTTCACGCCGGCTGCGCTCGCTTCCCGGGGTGATCCGTCTCCTCAAGGAGGGCCCGGGCGTCTCCATGTACTCCCTGTGTCTCGACGACGAGGAGCGCTTCCTGCCCGGGGAGTGCCAGGCGGTGGCGGTGGCCGAGCCGCGCGACACCGGCGCGGGTCACGCCGCGTGGGAGTTCCAGCCCGGCTACCAGCTCCAGGCGTACCAGCAGTTCCAGCGCTACGGACAGCCCCCCGCCGTCACCGGCCAGCCCCCGGGCGCCGGGTTCGGAATGCCGGGAGCGCCGGGCGGGCCGCCCGCCTGGCCGGGGGTGGGACAGACCTCGCAGCCGGCTGCCGCCTCCTTCGACCGGCTCCGGGTGGAACAGGCCAAGAAACCCAGGATCCGGGGCGTGCGCCCCGATCTCGTGGCGCCGGAGTGGACGGATCTGCTGGGACGTTCGCTGTCCCCGCTGCGGGACATCAGTGCGGAGGCGGAGGACGCCGGCCTCCCGGCGGCCAGCCGGCTGCTCGACGTGCTGCGGATGGAGCCGCCCACGGCCGGCTCCGTCATGGCCCGCTGGCAAGCGGGGGGCCAGTCCACCGTCGCCGTGCTGGGCGAGTCGTACGACGGCCCGTTCGCCATCGACCTGCGGCGGGACGGACCGCACGGACTGATCGCCGGTACCACCGGCTCCGGCAAGTCCGAGCTGCTGCAGACGATCGTCGCCTCACTGGCGGTGGCCAACACCCCCGAGAACATGACCTTCGTCCTGGTGGACTACAAGGGTGGCGCCGCGTTCAAGGACTGCGTGCAACTGCCGCACACCGTGGGCATGGTGACCGACCTGGACAACCACCTGGTGGAGCGGGCCCTGCGGTCGCTGGGAGCCGAGCTGACCCGCCGGGAACACATCCTGGCGGAGGTGGGCGCCAAGGACATCGAGGACTACCAGGATCTGTGCCGGCGCGAGCCAGGACGTCACCGGCCGATGCCCCGGCTGCTGATCGTGATCGACGAGTTCGCCTCGATGGTCCGCGAACTGCCGGACTTCGTGAAGGGCCTGGTCAATATCGCTCAGCGAGGGCGTTCGCTCGGTATCCACCTGCTGCTCGCCACTCAGCGTCCCTCCGGTGTGATCTCGCCGGAGATCCGCGCGAACACCAACCTGCGGATCGCGCTGCGGGTGACGGACCCCGCGGAGTCCACCGACGTCATCGACGCGCCCGACGCCAGCATGATCGCCAAGAACACGCCGGGCCGCGCTTACGTGCGACTCGGCCACGCCTCGCTGGTCCCCTTCCAGTCCGGCCGTGTCGGTGGCCGGCGTCCCGGCGCCGCGGACCCCGCGATCGCCCGGCCCTGGTCCACGGATCTGCTGTGGCCGGGCCTCGGTCGGCCCCAGCAGAAGCGCCCTGCGGGCGGCGGGCGGGCGCCGGAGGACGTCAACACCGATCTGCGGGTGCTGGTGGAGACCGTGATCGACGCCAACCAGCGGCTCGGGCTTCCTCCGCAGCACAGCCCGTGGCTGCCACCGCTGCCCGACCGGATCCTGCTGAGCGACCTGCCCCGGGCCCAGGCGTCCGGACCGCTCGCCGCGGTCCCGTACGCCATCGAGGACCTGCCGGAACAGCAGAGCCGCCGCGCGCTCGCCATCGACTTCAAGACCTTCGGTCATCTGCTGGTGGCGGGTGCGCCCCGGATGGGCCGTTCCCAGCTGCTGCGTACCATCGCGGGCTCCATCGCGCTGACGCACTCCAGCGAGGACGTCCATCTGTACGGATTCGACTGCGGCAACGGCGCGCTGAACGTTCTGACCAAGCTGCCGCACTGCGGCGCGGTGGTGGCGCGCAGTCAGGTCGACCGGGCGAAGCGCCTGCTCAAGAGGCTGGAGGAGGAGGTCCTGCGGCGCCAGGAACTGCTCTCCCAGGACGCCCTGGCGGACATCACGGAGCAGCGGCAGGCCGCGGCTGACGGGGAGCGGCTGCCGCACATCGTGGTGCTGCTGGACCGTTGGGAGGGCTGGACGGCGACCCTGGGGGAGATCGATCTGGGTGCCCTGACGGATCAGCTGCAGTTCATCATGCGGGAGGGTGCCAGCGTCGGCATCCACGCGGTCATCACGGGGGATCAGCGGCTGATGGCCGGGCGGATCAGTGGTCTGAGCGAGGACAAGTTCGTCTTCCGGATGGCGGATCGCACCGACTACGCGGCGGCTGGACTCAACGCGCGGAAGCTTCCGGAGAACATGCCGCAGGGGCGGATGTTCCGGGCGGTTTCGGCCGGGGAGAGCCAGGTCGCCGTGCTGAGCGAGGACATGAGCGGTCAGGGTCAGGCCGCGGCGCTGACCGAGATCGCCGAGCGGGTCACCCGGCGCGACGCGCAGGTCGCCCGCGCCCGGCGGCCCTTCCGGGTGGATGTGCTGCCGCAGCGGCTCACCTTCGACGCGGCCTGGGAGATGCGCGACCCGGCCGCCTCAGACGCTCCGCTGTGGGGCCTGGTCGGGGTGGGCGGCGACGAGTTGACCGCGTTCGGCCCGGATCTGGGCACCGGGGTCCGCAGTTTTGTCATCGCCGGGCCGGCCAAGTCCGGCCGCAGCACGGTGCTGCACCTGCTGGCGATGTCCCTGTTGCGCAAGGGAGTACGCGTGGTGGTTTCGGCGCCCCGGGAGTCGCCCATGCGTGATCTCGAGGGCCGGCCGGGCGTTCTGGCGGTGCTGACGGAGGCGGAGATGAGCGGAGCCGAACTGCGGGAGGTGATGGGGACGTCCTCGCGTGAGGAGCCGATCGTTCTGCTGATGGACGACGCGGAGGATCTGCGCCGGTGCAAGGCGGACGAGGAACTGCGGGCGATTGTCACGCGGGGCGGTGAGACGGGCCGGGCCGTGGTGGTCGCGGGCGACGCCGAGAGTGTGTGCGCCGGATTCACCGGCTGGCAGGCCGAGGCGAAGAAGGCCCGCCGCGGTGTGCTGTTGTCGCCGCAGTCGCACCGGCACGGCGATCTCATCGGGGCGAAGCTCTCCCGCAGTGTGGCGGTCGCGCAGCCCAAGCCGGGCCACGGGATTCTGCATCTCGGTGACGGTGTGCCGATGACGGTGCGGATTCCGGTGCCGTGA
- a CDS encoding Clp protease N-terminal domain-containing protein, producing MTDAERTQINRSVRLDDLIEAIKKTHTDSLEQLTSAVIAADHLGDVADHLIGHFVDQARRSGASWTDIGKSMGVTRQAAQKRFVPSEGAAQDFGQFTPRAKNVVMAAQNEAQAARNTVITPEHLLLGLIADPDSLAAKLITGQDVLLDAVRQDATAALPPATDGEAPSLVPYDVRARKALELTLREALRLGHNYVGTEHILLALLELEDGNGVLSGLGVRKERAETELVEALAVFLEQKQG from the coding sequence ATGACTGACGCCGAACGCACTCAGATCAACCGCTCCGTGCGCCTCGACGACCTCATCGAGGCCATCAAGAAGACCCACACCGACTCGCTGGAGCAGCTGACCAGCGCCGTCATCGCCGCCGACCACCTCGGCGACGTCGCCGACCACCTCATCGGCCACTTCGTCGACCAGGCCCGCCGCTCCGGCGCCTCCTGGACCGACATCGGCAAGAGCATGGGCGTCACCCGGCAGGCCGCCCAGAAGCGGTTCGTCCCCAGCGAGGGCGCCGCCCAGGACTTCGGACAGTTCACCCCGCGCGCCAAGAACGTCGTCATGGCCGCCCAGAACGAGGCCCAGGCCGCCCGCAACACGGTGATCACCCCCGAGCACCTGCTGCTCGGCCTGATCGCCGACCCCGACAGCCTGGCCGCCAAGCTCATCACCGGCCAGGACGTGCTGCTCGACGCCGTACGGCAGGACGCCACCGCAGCCCTGCCGCCGGCCACCGACGGCGAAGCGCCCTCGCTCGTCCCCTACGACGTACGGGCGCGCAAGGCCCTGGAGCTGACGCTGCGCGAGGCGCTGCGCCTGGGCCACAACTACGTCGGCACCGAGCACATCCTGCTGGCCCTCCTCGAACTGGAGGACGGGAACGGGGTGCTGTCCGGGCTCGGCGTGCGCAAGGAACGGGCCGAGACCGAACTCGTCGAAGCACTCGCGGTGTTCCTGGAGCAGAAGCAGGGCTGA